Proteins encoded together in one Eublepharis macularius isolate TG4126 chromosome 2, MPM_Emac_v1.0, whole genome shotgun sequence window:
- the RPUSD2 gene encoding pseudouridylate synthase RPUSD2 — MRLWLQPWRRARLLGLAAAWAARRGSPAGAAGAGMAEKPLLEAGEQGGSLPPVKRRRAEKRAGLPEEGEARYVPPPKRLNLGVGFSAAHFAETSYYFEGGLRKVRPYYFDFQTYCKGRWLGRSLLDVFRSEFRAQPLDYYRAAAVAGRLRLNEQPVRDLSVVLKNNDFLRNTVHRHEPPVTAQPIEFLEENEEVVVVDKPSSLPVHPCGRFRHNTVIFILGKEHNLKELHTIHRLDRLTSGVLMFAKSTEVSKRIDEQVRERQLEKEYVCRVLGEFPETEVTCEEPILVVSNKVGVCRVDPKGKPCKTVFQRLSYNGKTSVVKCFPYTGRTHQIRVHLQFLGHPIVNDPIYNTDVWGPAKGKGGNIKKTDEELLRALVEEHLSKETMSIFDIAEEDLKPIVEDKDGSPGNCVKPAEVSPESTSSCKIEEAKSKREGGTLGCPQNSALQLQSYKSESGETCSAEHQDEKDPLCRECKIVRPDPSPKDLVMYLHALRYKGAGFEYCSKMPKWAQDNWEETSDYNIL, encoded by the exons ATGCGGCTCTGGCTGCAGCCGTGGCGGCGGGCTAGGCTCCTGGGGCTCGCGGCTGCCTGGGCGGCCCGGCGCGGGTCACCGGCTGGCGCGGCAGGCGCAGGCATGGCGGAGAAGCCACTCTTGGAGGCCGGCGAGCAGGGCGGCTCCCTCCCTCCGGTGAAGCGGCGGCGGGCGGAGAAGCGGGCCGGCTTGCCGGAGGAGGGAGAGGCGCGCTACGTGCCGCCCCCGAAGCGGCTGAACCTCGGCGTGGGCTTCAGCGCGGCCCATTTTGCCGAGACCAGCTACTACTTCGAGGGAGGCCTGCGCAAAGTGCGCCCGTACTACTTCGACTTTCAGACCTACTGCAAGGGGCGCTGGCTGGGCAGGAGCCTCCTGGACGTCTTCCGCAGCGAGTTCCGCGCACAGCCCCTCGACTACTACAGAGCTGCCGCCGTCGCCGGCCGCCTCCGCTTGAACGAGCAGCCCGTGCGGGACCTCAGCGTCGTGCTCAAG AATAATGACTTTCTGAGAAACACAGTGCATCGCCACGAACCTCCAGTAACAGCACAGCCTATTGAGTTTCTGGAAGAAAATGAGGAGGTGGTGGTTGTGGACAAACCCTCATCCTTACCAGTGCATCCATGCGGCAGATTTCGACACAACACTGTCATCTTCATTTTGGGTAAAGAACATAACCTGAAGGAACTGCACACAATTCATCGTCTTGATCGCCTGACTTCAGGTGTCCTCATGTTTGCCAAATCTACAGAAGTGTCCAAGAGGATTGATGAACAAGTTCGAGAACGACAG ctgGAGAAAGAGTATGTGTGCCGTGTACTTGGAGAGTTTCCAGAAACTGAGGTGACCTGTGAGGAACCCATCCTGGTTGTTTCAAACAAAGTAGGAGTGTGTCGAGTGGACCCCAAGGGGAAACCCTGTAAAACGGTCTTCCAGAGGCTCAGTTACAATGGCAAGACTAGTGTTGTGAAGTGTTTTCCATACACGGGGCGAACCCACCAGATCCGCGTCCATCTGCAGTTTCTGGGTCACCCTATAGTCAATGACCCCATCTACAACACAGATGTCTGGGGACCTGCAAAAGGAAAAGGTGGCAATATTAAAAAAACAGATGAAGAGCTGCTCCGGGCACTGGTGGAAGAACACCTTTCAAAAGAGACTATGAGTATCTTTGACATTGCTGAGGAAGATCTGAAACCAATTGTAGAGGATAAAGATGGTAGTCCAGGGAACTGTGTGAAGCCTGCAGAGGTCAGCCCTGAAAGCACCAGTTCTTGCAAAATTGAAGAAGCAAAGAGCAAAAGAGAAGGTGGAACATTGGGGTGCCCACAGAATTCTGCCCTCCAGTTACAGTCTTACAAGTCAGAGAGTGGAGAAACTTGCTCAGCCGAGCACCAGGATGAAAAAGATCCTTTATGTAGAGAATGCAAGATAGTGAGGCCGGACCCATCACCCAAAGATCTTGTGATGTATCTCCATGCCTTACGCTACAAGGGGGCAGGATTTGAATATTGCTCCAAGATGCCTAAATGGGCACAGGACAACTGGGAAGAAACTTCAGATTATAATATTTTGTAA